The Synchiropus splendidus isolate RoL2022-P1 chromosome 1, RoL_Sspl_1.0, whole genome shotgun sequence genome includes a window with the following:
- the tjp2a gene encoding tight junction protein ZO-2a isoform X10: MKFKKFITIMQAAMGIVPLNKRELLPPGRKLWRPPGDQPGLDQTSTDLIKCGRRFCWSREAQYLYLRRLSSRSFSAIMMNPVMEETVWEQYTVTLQRDPKMGFGIAVSGGRDNPNEDSGETSIMVSDVLQGGPADGLLFENDRVVQVNAIPMEGVIHSFAVQTLRKCGKVAKITVKRPRKVPVNLLNRPASPDDRVFNNDYNDDYNYDQDRRSVYSGGREHSLERERGGGGYMDSGYQTRERDYDRDYDQRERGRSRERDLSPDRDYRRDGSRGRTLDREHSPEHHRSNNALDRDYSPDRRYRRDHVPDRSPDRRYRSERTLNREYSPDRRYRSERALDRANSPDLRYRRDSHSPGRSHGRDHSFERGREHEARKYDEPIKRSGSRDRLDYSPTPADMPIPLPRPARDLEPLEKPLNVLLLKNRPNEEYGLRLGSQLFIKEMTSTGLASRDGNLQEGDIILKINGTVTENLSLSDAGKLIEKSRGKLQLVVQRDRRQVLIRVPPMVDSDSELDDISEIESYRSYSPQDDRRGHHSDLSSHSSNERLREKPRREDAPNRLAKMGALPTPFRGADRAEETRPPQPEREEPRPETPPAVAVAPKVHAPPKVPLKPSLEDQEVYGPNTVMVRFQKGDSVGMRLAGGNDVGIFIAGVQEDSAAEQEGLRTGDQIMKVNNMDFRGMVREDAVLYLLEIPKGEDVTILAQSKPEVYQDILESGRGDNFFIRTHFEYEKEAPQSLPFTRGEIFKVTDTLYDGKLGNWLAIRTDRSNQLLEKGIIPNKSRAEQMANVQNAARAASGNDRGDFWRLRGQRAAKKKDLRKSREDLSAAPVTTRFPAYERVVLREAGFKRPVVIFGPISDAVNEKLASDLPGEFVIAKTEPKDAGSEKSSGVVRLNTIRQIIEQDTHALLDVTPKAVDTLNYTQWYPIVIFLNPDSKQGVKTMRNRLIPGSNRSARKLYEQAVKLRKTCSHLFTATIDLNSANDGWYGSVKDSIREQQERAVWVCEGKLDGSEEDLDLHDDRMSYLSAMSADYLSMDSRLTSDYDDTADEGGAYTDNELDETLDEMQPVSAISRSSEPVLPDERHHPLPRTRMRRSGSREQLNREPSPPPTFVPEPPKVRTQARTDSSRSYDSHSSSTISSIDAVAGSKPLPPPVAMKPNMRTLSQPSEEHSTNEEDDPANKSFLGKVTITHPTHF, encoded by the exons ATGAAGTTCAAGAAGTTCATCACCATCATGCAGGCTGCCATGGGGATTGTACCTCTCAACAAGCGAGAACTTCTCCCTCCTGGCAGGAAACTGTGGAGACCCCCGGG GGACCAGCCGGGCCTAGACCAGACCAGCACTGACCTGATCAAGTGTGGCCGCAGATTCTGCTGGTCCAGAGAAGCCCAGTACCTGTACCTCCGTCGCCTTTCTTCACGAAGCTTCTCGGCTATTATGATG AATCCAGTCATGGAGGAGACGGTGTGGGAGCAGTACACAGTGACCCTGCAGAGG GATCCTAAGATGGGCTTTGGTATCGCCGTGTCAGGAGGGCGGGACAATCCCAACGAGGACAGTGGTGAGACATCTATCATGGTGTCCGATGTCCTGCAGGGCGGACCAGCTGACGGATTGTTGTT TGAAAATGACAGAGTGGTGCAGGTGAATGCGATCCCCATGGAAGGAGTTATTCATTCGTTTGCCGTTCAGACCctcaggaaatgtggaaaagtTGCAAAGATT ACAGTCAAGAGGCCCAGAAAAGTCCCAGTGAATCTTCTGAACAGACCCGCATCTCCTGATGACCGGGTCTTCAACAATGACTACAATGATGACTACAACTATGACCAAGACAGGCGCAGCGTGTACAGTGGTGGACGGGAGCACAGCCTGGAGAGGGAGCGTGGAGGGGGCGGCTACATGGATTCTGGCTACCAAACAAGGGAACGCGATTATGACAGAGATTATGACCAGCGGGAAAGAGGAAGGAGCAGGGAGAGGGACTTGAGCCCAGACCGAGACTACAGGAGGGACGGCAGCAGGGGCCGAACTTTGGACCGGGAGCACAGCCCAGAGCATCACAGGAGCAATAATGCCTTGGACCGCGACTACAGCCCAGATCGCCGGTATCGCCGCGATCACGTGCCGGACCGCAGTCCAGATAGGCGTTACAGAAGTGAGCGTACCCTGAACCGAGAGTACAGCCCTGACAGGCGATACCGAAGCGAGCGAGCCTTGGACCGAGCCAACAGCCCAGACCTGAGATACAGACGTGACAGCCACAGTCCAGGacgcagtcacggcagagaccaCAGCTTTGAAAGAGGACGAGAACATGAAGCAAGGAAGTATGATGAACCCATCAAACGCAGCGGCAGCAGGGATCGCCTGGACTACTCGCCTACTCCTGCTGACATGCCCATTCCACTGCCACGACCGGCCCGTGATCTGGAGCCGCTCGAAAAACCTTTAAATGTACTGCTTCTTAAAAACAGGCCTAATGAAG AGTATGGCCTTCGTCTGGGGAGCCAGCTCTTCATTAAGGAGATGACCAGCACCGGACTGGCCAGCAGAGACGGAAACCTGCAGGAGGGTGACATTATACTCAAG ATAAACGGAACAGTGACTGAGAACTTGTCCCTCAGTGATGCTGGGAAACTGATTGAAAAGTCCCGAGGAAAACTGCAGTTGGTGGTGCAGAGAGACAGGCGGCAGGTTCTCATACGAGTCCCTCCGATGGTGGACAGTGACTCGGAGCTTGATG aCATCTCGGAGATTGAGTCTTACCGCTCCTACTCGCCCCAGGATGACCGGAGAGGGCATCACTCCGAcctctcctcccactcctccaaTGAGAGGCTCAGAGAGAAACCCAG AAGAGAGGATGCACCTAACAGGTTGGCTAAGATGGGGGCCCTTCCAACTCCCTTCAGAGGCGCAGACAGAGCAGAAGAGACGCGACCACCACAGCCGGAGAGAGAAGAGCCACGACCAGAAACACCCCCCG CCGTTGCTGTGGCTCCAAAGGTCCACGCCCCTCCCAAAGTTCCTCTGAAGCCCAGTCTGGAGGACCAGGAAGTGTATGG GCCAAACACAGTGATGGTTCGATTCCAGAAAGGCGACAGTGTGGGCATGAGGCTGGCTGGAGGAAATGATGTCGGCATCTTCATTGCTGGCGTTCAGGAAGACAGCGCCGCTGAGCAGGAGGGTCTCCGCACCGGAGATCAAATCATGAAAGTGAACAACATGGATTTCAGAGGGATGGTCCGAGAAGATGCCGTGCTCTACCTGCTGGAGATTCCCAAAGGAGAAGACGTGACCATCCTGGCTCAGAGCAAACCTGAAG tctatCAAGACATTTTGGAGTCCGGCAGAGGCGACAACTTCTTCATCAGGACCCATTTCGAGTACGAGAAGGAAGCCCCGCAGAGCCTTCCCTTCACCAGAGGAGAGATCTTCAAGGTCACTGACACCCTCTACGATGGGAAGCTCGGCAACTGGTTAGCAATCCGAACTGACAGAAGCAACCAGTTGTTGGAAAAAGGAATCATCCCAAACAAGAGCAG AGCAGAACAAATGGCCAACGTCCAGAACGCTGCTCGGGCGGCTTCAGGTAACGACAGAGGAGACTTCTGGAGGCTGCGAGGTCAAAGGGCAGCCAAGAAGAAAGATCTCCGCAAGAGTCGCGAGGACCTGAGCGCCGCTCCAGTCACCACCAGATTCCCAGCGTACGAGCGAGTGGTTCTACGTGAAG CCGGTTTCAAGAGACCTGTCGTCATTTTTGGGCCAATTTCTGATGCGGTGAATGAAAAGCTGGCCAGCGATCTGCCTGGCGAGTTTGTGATCGCCA AAACGGAACCCAAGGACGCAGGAAGTGAGAAGTCGTCTGGAGTGGTAAGACTGAACACCATACGGCAGATCATCGAACAG GACACCCACGCTCTGCTGGACGTCACCCCCAAAGCTGTGGACACCCTCAATTACACCCAGTGGTATCCCATCGTCATCTTCCTCAACCCGGACTCCAAACAGGGAGTGAAGACCATGAGGAACCGCCTGATCCCAGGTTCCAACCGCAGCGCCCGCAAACTCTACGAGCAGGCCGTCAAACTGCGGAAGACCTGCTCGCACCTTTTCACCG CTACTATCGACCTGAACTCGGCCAATGACGGTTGGTACGGCAGCGTGAAGGACTCGATTCGGGAGCAGCAGGAGCGAGCGGTGTGGGTGTGCGAGGGCAAG ctggacGGCTCCGAGGAGGACTTGGATCTGCACGACGACCGCATGTCCTACCTGTCTGCCATGAGCGCTGACTACCTGAGCATGGACAGCCGCCTGACCAGCGACTACGATGACACAGCCGACGAGGGCGGGGCTTACACGGACAACGAGCTGGACGAGACTCTGGACGAGATGCAGCCGGTGTCAGCCATCAGTCGCTCATCAGAACCAGTGCTGCCCGACGAG cgGCACCACCCTCTCCCCCGGACCCGTATGAGGAGGTCAGGCAGCCGAGAGCAGCTGAACCGAGAGCCTAGTCCCCCCCCCACGTTTGTCCCCGAACCCCCCAAG GTGCGGACTCAAGCGCGGACCGACTCCTCGCGCAGCTACGACTCCCACTCCAGCAGCACCATCAGCAGCATAGATGCAGTGGCGGGGAGCAAGCCGCTGCCCCCGCCAGTGGCCATGAAGCCCAACATGAGGACTCTGAGCCAGCCCTCAGAGGAGCACAGCACCAACGAGGAGGACGACCCTGCCAACAAGTCCTTCCTGGGCAAGGTCACCATCACTCACCCAACTCACTTTTGA
- the tjp2a gene encoding tight junction protein ZO-2a isoform X1, producing the protein MKFKKFITIMQAAMGIVPLNKRELLPPGRKLWRPPGDQPGLDQTSTDLIKCGRRFCWSREAQYLYLRRLSSRSFSAIMMNPVMEETVWEQYTVTLQRDPKMGFGIAVSGGRDNPNEDSGETSIMVSDVLQGGPADGLLFENDRVVQVNAIPMEGVIHSFAVQTLRKCGKVAKITVKRPRKVPVNLLNRPASPDDRVFNNDYNDDYNYDQDRRSVYSGGREHSLERERGGGGYMDSGYQTRERDYDRDYDQRERGRSRERDLSPDRDYRRDGSRGRTLDREHSPEHHRSNNALDRDYSPDRRYRRDHVPDRSPDRRYRSERTLNREYSPDRRYRSERALDRANSPDLRYRRDSHSPGRSHGRDHSFERGREHEARKYDEPIKRSGSRDRLDYSPTPADMPIPLPRPARDLEPLEKPLNVLLLKNRPNEEYGLRLGSQLFIKEMTSTGLASRDGNLQEGDIILKINGTVTENLSLSDAGKLIEKSRGKLQLVVQRDRRQVLIRVPPMVDSDSELDDISEIESYRSYSPQDDRRGHHSDLSSHSSNERLREKPRREDAPNRLAKMGALPTPFRGADRAEETRPPQPEREEPRPETPPAVAVAPKVHAPPKVPLKPSLEDQEVYGPNTVMVRFQKGDSVGMRLAGGNDVGIFIAGVQEDSAAEQEGLRTGDQIMKVNNMDFRGMVREDAVLYLLEIPKGEDVTILAQSKPEVYQDILESGRGDNFFIRTHFEYEKEAPQSLPFTRGEIFKVTDTLYDGKLGNWLAIRTDRSNQLLEKGIIPNKSRAEQMANVQNAARAASGNDRGDFWRLRGQRAAKKKDLRKSREDLSAAPVTTRFPAYERVVLREAGFKRPVVIFGPISDAVNEKLASDLPGEFVIAKTEPKDAGSEKSSGVVRLNTIRQIIEQDTHALLDVTPKAVDTLNYTQWYPIVIFLNPDSKQGVKTMRNRLIPGSNRSARKLYEQAVKLRKTCSHLFTATIDLNSANDGWYGSVKDSIREQQERAVWVCEGKLDGSEEDLDLHDDRMSYLSAMSADYLSMDSRLTSDYDDTADEGGAYTDNELDETLDEMQPVSAISRSSEPVLPDERHHPLPRTRMRRSGSREQLNREPSPPPTFVPEPPKVRTQARTDSSRSYDSHSSSTISSIDAVAGSKPLPPPVAMKPNMRTLSQPSEEHSTNEEDDPANKSFLGKIKAFEKMDHLARAQRLLELQEAENARLEIAQKHPDIYAVPVKMQKPNLNRPQPIGSSANPEPQAPSRQQYSDARGHEDEEAEYRRQLQDQNKRGYYNPQKYKDTEL; encoded by the exons ATGAAGTTCAAGAAGTTCATCACCATCATGCAGGCTGCCATGGGGATTGTACCTCTCAACAAGCGAGAACTTCTCCCTCCTGGCAGGAAACTGTGGAGACCCCCGGG GGACCAGCCGGGCCTAGACCAGACCAGCACTGACCTGATCAAGTGTGGCCGCAGATTCTGCTGGTCCAGAGAAGCCCAGTACCTGTACCTCCGTCGCCTTTCTTCACGAAGCTTCTCGGCTATTATGATG AATCCAGTCATGGAGGAGACGGTGTGGGAGCAGTACACAGTGACCCTGCAGAGG GATCCTAAGATGGGCTTTGGTATCGCCGTGTCAGGAGGGCGGGACAATCCCAACGAGGACAGTGGTGAGACATCTATCATGGTGTCCGATGTCCTGCAGGGCGGACCAGCTGACGGATTGTTGTT TGAAAATGACAGAGTGGTGCAGGTGAATGCGATCCCCATGGAAGGAGTTATTCATTCGTTTGCCGTTCAGACCctcaggaaatgtggaaaagtTGCAAAGATT ACAGTCAAGAGGCCCAGAAAAGTCCCAGTGAATCTTCTGAACAGACCCGCATCTCCTGATGACCGGGTCTTCAACAATGACTACAATGATGACTACAACTATGACCAAGACAGGCGCAGCGTGTACAGTGGTGGACGGGAGCACAGCCTGGAGAGGGAGCGTGGAGGGGGCGGCTACATGGATTCTGGCTACCAAACAAGGGAACGCGATTATGACAGAGATTATGACCAGCGGGAAAGAGGAAGGAGCAGGGAGAGGGACTTGAGCCCAGACCGAGACTACAGGAGGGACGGCAGCAGGGGCCGAACTTTGGACCGGGAGCACAGCCCAGAGCATCACAGGAGCAATAATGCCTTGGACCGCGACTACAGCCCAGATCGCCGGTATCGCCGCGATCACGTGCCGGACCGCAGTCCAGATAGGCGTTACAGAAGTGAGCGTACCCTGAACCGAGAGTACAGCCCTGACAGGCGATACCGAAGCGAGCGAGCCTTGGACCGAGCCAACAGCCCAGACCTGAGATACAGACGTGACAGCCACAGTCCAGGacgcagtcacggcagagaccaCAGCTTTGAAAGAGGACGAGAACATGAAGCAAGGAAGTATGATGAACCCATCAAACGCAGCGGCAGCAGGGATCGCCTGGACTACTCGCCTACTCCTGCTGACATGCCCATTCCACTGCCACGACCGGCCCGTGATCTGGAGCCGCTCGAAAAACCTTTAAATGTACTGCTTCTTAAAAACAGGCCTAATGAAG AGTATGGCCTTCGTCTGGGGAGCCAGCTCTTCATTAAGGAGATGACCAGCACCGGACTGGCCAGCAGAGACGGAAACCTGCAGGAGGGTGACATTATACTCAAG ATAAACGGAACAGTGACTGAGAACTTGTCCCTCAGTGATGCTGGGAAACTGATTGAAAAGTCCCGAGGAAAACTGCAGTTGGTGGTGCAGAGAGACAGGCGGCAGGTTCTCATACGAGTCCCTCCGATGGTGGACAGTGACTCGGAGCTTGATG aCATCTCGGAGATTGAGTCTTACCGCTCCTACTCGCCCCAGGATGACCGGAGAGGGCATCACTCCGAcctctcctcccactcctccaaTGAGAGGCTCAGAGAGAAACCCAG AAGAGAGGATGCACCTAACAGGTTGGCTAAGATGGGGGCCCTTCCAACTCCCTTCAGAGGCGCAGACAGAGCAGAAGAGACGCGACCACCACAGCCGGAGAGAGAAGAGCCACGACCAGAAACACCCCCCG CCGTTGCTGTGGCTCCAAAGGTCCACGCCCCTCCCAAAGTTCCTCTGAAGCCCAGTCTGGAGGACCAGGAAGTGTATGG GCCAAACACAGTGATGGTTCGATTCCAGAAAGGCGACAGTGTGGGCATGAGGCTGGCTGGAGGAAATGATGTCGGCATCTTCATTGCTGGCGTTCAGGAAGACAGCGCCGCTGAGCAGGAGGGTCTCCGCACCGGAGATCAAATCATGAAAGTGAACAACATGGATTTCAGAGGGATGGTCCGAGAAGATGCCGTGCTCTACCTGCTGGAGATTCCCAAAGGAGAAGACGTGACCATCCTGGCTCAGAGCAAACCTGAAG tctatCAAGACATTTTGGAGTCCGGCAGAGGCGACAACTTCTTCATCAGGACCCATTTCGAGTACGAGAAGGAAGCCCCGCAGAGCCTTCCCTTCACCAGAGGAGAGATCTTCAAGGTCACTGACACCCTCTACGATGGGAAGCTCGGCAACTGGTTAGCAATCCGAACTGACAGAAGCAACCAGTTGTTGGAAAAAGGAATCATCCCAAACAAGAGCAG AGCAGAACAAATGGCCAACGTCCAGAACGCTGCTCGGGCGGCTTCAGGTAACGACAGAGGAGACTTCTGGAGGCTGCGAGGTCAAAGGGCAGCCAAGAAGAAAGATCTCCGCAAGAGTCGCGAGGACCTGAGCGCCGCTCCAGTCACCACCAGATTCCCAGCGTACGAGCGAGTGGTTCTACGTGAAG CCGGTTTCAAGAGACCTGTCGTCATTTTTGGGCCAATTTCTGATGCGGTGAATGAAAAGCTGGCCAGCGATCTGCCTGGCGAGTTTGTGATCGCCA AAACGGAACCCAAGGACGCAGGAAGTGAGAAGTCGTCTGGAGTGGTAAGACTGAACACCATACGGCAGATCATCGAACAG GACACCCACGCTCTGCTGGACGTCACCCCCAAAGCTGTGGACACCCTCAATTACACCCAGTGGTATCCCATCGTCATCTTCCTCAACCCGGACTCCAAACAGGGAGTGAAGACCATGAGGAACCGCCTGATCCCAGGTTCCAACCGCAGCGCCCGCAAACTCTACGAGCAGGCCGTCAAACTGCGGAAGACCTGCTCGCACCTTTTCACCG CTACTATCGACCTGAACTCGGCCAATGACGGTTGGTACGGCAGCGTGAAGGACTCGATTCGGGAGCAGCAGGAGCGAGCGGTGTGGGTGTGCGAGGGCAAG ctggacGGCTCCGAGGAGGACTTGGATCTGCACGACGACCGCATGTCCTACCTGTCTGCCATGAGCGCTGACTACCTGAGCATGGACAGCCGCCTGACCAGCGACTACGATGACACAGCCGACGAGGGCGGGGCTTACACGGACAACGAGCTGGACGAGACTCTGGACGAGATGCAGCCGGTGTCAGCCATCAGTCGCTCATCAGAACCAGTGCTGCCCGACGAG cgGCACCACCCTCTCCCCCGGACCCGTATGAGGAGGTCAGGCAGCCGAGAGCAGCTGAACCGAGAGCCTAGTCCCCCCCCCACGTTTGTCCCCGAACCCCCCAAG GTGCGGACTCAAGCGCGGACCGACTCCTCGCGCAGCTACGACTCCCACTCCAGCAGCACCATCAGCAGCATAGATGCAGTGGCGGGGAGCAAGCCGCTGCCCCCGCCAGTGGCCATGAAGCCCAACATGAGGACTCTGAGCCAGCCCTCAGAGGAGCACAGCACCAACGAGGAGGACGACCCTGCCAACAAGTCCTTCCTGGGCAAG
- the tjp2a gene encoding tight junction protein ZO-2a isoform X8, whose product MEETVWEQYTVTLQRDPKMGFGIAVSGGRDNPNEDSGETSIMVSDVLQGGPADGLLFENDRVVQVNAIPMEGVIHSFAVQTLRKCGKVAKITVKRPRKVPVNLLNRPASPDDRVFNNDYNDDYNYDQDRRSVYSGGREHSLERERGGGGYMDSGYQTRERDYDRDYDQRERGRSRERDLSPDRDYRRDGSRGRTLDREHSPEHHRSNNALDRDYSPDRRYRRDHVPDRSPDRRYRSERTLNREYSPDRRYRSERALDRANSPDLRYRRDSHSPGRSHGRDHSFERGREHEARKYDEPIKRSGSRDRLDYSPTPADMPIPLPRPARDLEPLEKPLNVLLLKNRPNEEYGLRLGSQLFIKEMTSTGLASRDGNLQEGDIILKINGTVTENLSLSDAGKLIEKSRGKLQLVVQRDRRQVLIRVPPMVDSDSELDDISEIESYRSYSPQDDRRGHHSDLSSHSSNERLREKPRREDAPNRLAKMGALPTPFRGADRAEETRPPQPEREEPRPETPPAVAVAPKVHAPPKVPLKPSLEDQEVYGPNTVMVRFQKGDSVGMRLAGGNDVGIFIAGVQEDSAAEQEGLRTGDQIMKVNNMDFRGMVREDAVLYLLEIPKGEDVTILAQSKPEVYQDILESGRGDNFFIRTHFEYEKEAPQSLPFTRGEIFKVTDTLYDGKLGNWLAIRTDRSNQLLEKGIIPNKSRAEQMANVQNAARAASGNDRGDFWRLRGQRAAKKKDLRKSREDLSAAPVTTRFPAYERVVLREAGFKRPVVIFGPISDAVNEKLASDLPGEFVIAKTEPKDAGSEKSSGVVRLNTIRQIIEQDTHALLDVTPKAVDTLNYTQWYPIVIFLNPDSKQGVKTMRNRLIPGSNRSARKLYEQAVKLRKTCSHLFTATIDLNSANDGWYGSVKDSIREQQERAVWVCEGKLDGSEEDLDLHDDRMSYLSAMSADYLSMDSRLTSDYDDTADEGGAYTDNELDETLDEMQPVSAISRSSEPVLPDERHHPLPRTRMRRSGSREQLNREPSPPPTFVPEPPKVRTQARTDSSRSYDSHSSSTISSIDAVAGSKPLPPPVAMKPNMRTLSQPSEEHSTNEEDDPANKSFLGKIKAFEKMDHLARAQRLLELQEAENARLEIAQKHPDIYAVPVKMQKPNLNRPQPIGSSANPEPQAPSRQQYSDARGHEDEEAEYRRQLQDQNKRGYYNPQKYKDTEL is encoded by the exons ATGGAGGAGACGGTGTGGGAGCAGTACACAGTGACCCTGCAGAGG GATCCTAAGATGGGCTTTGGTATCGCCGTGTCAGGAGGGCGGGACAATCCCAACGAGGACAGTGGTGAGACATCTATCATGGTGTCCGATGTCCTGCAGGGCGGACCAGCTGACGGATTGTTGTT TGAAAATGACAGAGTGGTGCAGGTGAATGCGATCCCCATGGAAGGAGTTATTCATTCGTTTGCCGTTCAGACCctcaggaaatgtggaaaagtTGCAAAGATT ACAGTCAAGAGGCCCAGAAAAGTCCCAGTGAATCTTCTGAACAGACCCGCATCTCCTGATGACCGGGTCTTCAACAATGACTACAATGATGACTACAACTATGACCAAGACAGGCGCAGCGTGTACAGTGGTGGACGGGAGCACAGCCTGGAGAGGGAGCGTGGAGGGGGCGGCTACATGGATTCTGGCTACCAAACAAGGGAACGCGATTATGACAGAGATTATGACCAGCGGGAAAGAGGAAGGAGCAGGGAGAGGGACTTGAGCCCAGACCGAGACTACAGGAGGGACGGCAGCAGGGGCCGAACTTTGGACCGGGAGCACAGCCCAGAGCATCACAGGAGCAATAATGCCTTGGACCGCGACTACAGCCCAGATCGCCGGTATCGCCGCGATCACGTGCCGGACCGCAGTCCAGATAGGCGTTACAGAAGTGAGCGTACCCTGAACCGAGAGTACAGCCCTGACAGGCGATACCGAAGCGAGCGAGCCTTGGACCGAGCCAACAGCCCAGACCTGAGATACAGACGTGACAGCCACAGTCCAGGacgcagtcacggcagagaccaCAGCTTTGAAAGAGGACGAGAACATGAAGCAAGGAAGTATGATGAACCCATCAAACGCAGCGGCAGCAGGGATCGCCTGGACTACTCGCCTACTCCTGCTGACATGCCCATTCCACTGCCACGACCGGCCCGTGATCTGGAGCCGCTCGAAAAACCTTTAAATGTACTGCTTCTTAAAAACAGGCCTAATGAAG AGTATGGCCTTCGTCTGGGGAGCCAGCTCTTCATTAAGGAGATGACCAGCACCGGACTGGCCAGCAGAGACGGAAACCTGCAGGAGGGTGACATTATACTCAAG ATAAACGGAACAGTGACTGAGAACTTGTCCCTCAGTGATGCTGGGAAACTGATTGAAAAGTCCCGAGGAAAACTGCAGTTGGTGGTGCAGAGAGACAGGCGGCAGGTTCTCATACGAGTCCCTCCGATGGTGGACAGTGACTCGGAGCTTGATG aCATCTCGGAGATTGAGTCTTACCGCTCCTACTCGCCCCAGGATGACCGGAGAGGGCATCACTCCGAcctctcctcccactcctccaaTGAGAGGCTCAGAGAGAAACCCAG AAGAGAGGATGCACCTAACAGGTTGGCTAAGATGGGGGCCCTTCCAACTCCCTTCAGAGGCGCAGACAGAGCAGAAGAGACGCGACCACCACAGCCGGAGAGAGAAGAGCCACGACCAGAAACACCCCCCG CCGTTGCTGTGGCTCCAAAGGTCCACGCCCCTCCCAAAGTTCCTCTGAAGCCCAGTCTGGAGGACCAGGAAGTGTATGG GCCAAACACAGTGATGGTTCGATTCCAGAAAGGCGACAGTGTGGGCATGAGGCTGGCTGGAGGAAATGATGTCGGCATCTTCATTGCTGGCGTTCAGGAAGACAGCGCCGCTGAGCAGGAGGGTCTCCGCACCGGAGATCAAATCATGAAAGTGAACAACATGGATTTCAGAGGGATGGTCCGAGAAGATGCCGTGCTCTACCTGCTGGAGATTCCCAAAGGAGAAGACGTGACCATCCTGGCTCAGAGCAAACCTGAAG tctatCAAGACATTTTGGAGTCCGGCAGAGGCGACAACTTCTTCATCAGGACCCATTTCGAGTACGAGAAGGAAGCCCCGCAGAGCCTTCCCTTCACCAGAGGAGAGATCTTCAAGGTCACTGACACCCTCTACGATGGGAAGCTCGGCAACTGGTTAGCAATCCGAACTGACAGAAGCAACCAGTTGTTGGAAAAAGGAATCATCCCAAACAAGAGCAG AGCAGAACAAATGGCCAACGTCCAGAACGCTGCTCGGGCGGCTTCAGGTAACGACAGAGGAGACTTCTGGAGGCTGCGAGGTCAAAGGGCAGCCAAGAAGAAAGATCTCCGCAAGAGTCGCGAGGACCTGAGCGCCGCTCCAGTCACCACCAGATTCCCAGCGTACGAGCGAGTGGTTCTACGTGAAG CCGGTTTCAAGAGACCTGTCGTCATTTTTGGGCCAATTTCTGATGCGGTGAATGAAAAGCTGGCCAGCGATCTGCCTGGCGAGTTTGTGATCGCCA AAACGGAACCCAAGGACGCAGGAAGTGAGAAGTCGTCTGGAGTGGTAAGACTGAACACCATACGGCAGATCATCGAACAG GACACCCACGCTCTGCTGGACGTCACCCCCAAAGCTGTGGACACCCTCAATTACACCCAGTGGTATCCCATCGTCATCTTCCTCAACCCGGACTCCAAACAGGGAGTGAAGACCATGAGGAACCGCCTGATCCCAGGTTCCAACCGCAGCGCCCGCAAACTCTACGAGCAGGCCGTCAAACTGCGGAAGACCTGCTCGCACCTTTTCACCG CTACTATCGACCTGAACTCGGCCAATGACGGTTGGTACGGCAGCGTGAAGGACTCGATTCGGGAGCAGCAGGAGCGAGCGGTGTGGGTGTGCGAGGGCAAG ctggacGGCTCCGAGGAGGACTTGGATCTGCACGACGACCGCATGTCCTACCTGTCTGCCATGAGCGCTGACTACCTGAGCATGGACAGCCGCCTGACCAGCGACTACGATGACACAGCCGACGAGGGCGGGGCTTACACGGACAACGAGCTGGACGAGACTCTGGACGAGATGCAGCCGGTGTCAGCCATCAGTCGCTCATCAGAACCAGTGCTGCCCGACGAG cgGCACCACCCTCTCCCCCGGACCCGTATGAGGAGGTCAGGCAGCCGAGAGCAGCTGAACCGAGAGCCTAGTCCCCCCCCCACGTTTGTCCCCGAACCCCCCAAG GTGCGGACTCAAGCGCGGACCGACTCCTCGCGCAGCTACGACTCCCACTCCAGCAGCACCATCAGCAGCATAGATGCAGTGGCGGGGAGCAAGCCGCTGCCCCCGCCAGTGGCCATGAAGCCCAACATGAGGACTCTGAGCCAGCCCTCAGAGGAGCACAGCACCAACGAGGAGGACGACCCTGCCAACAAGTCCTTCCTGGGCAAG